A single region of the Buteo buteo chromosome 18, bButBut1.hap1.1, whole genome shotgun sequence genome encodes:
- the ARRB1 gene encoding beta-arrestin-1, giving the protein MGDKGTRVFKKASPNGKLTVYLGKRDFVDHIDVVDPVDGVVLVDPEYLKERKVFVTLTCAFRYGREDLDVLGLTFRKDLFVANAQAFPPVPEEKKPLTRLQERLIKKLGEHAYPFTFEIPPNLPCSVTLQPGPEDTGKACGVDYEVKAFCAENLEEKIHKRNSVRLVIRKVQYAPERPGPQPMAETTRQFLMSDKPLHLEASLDKEIYYHGEPISVNVHVTNNTNKTVKKIKISVRQYADICLFNTAQYKCPVAVEDADDMVAPSSTFCKVYTLTPFLANNREKRGLALDGKLKHEDTNLASSTLLRDGANKEILGIIVSYKVKVKLVVSRGGLLGDLASSDVAVELPFTLMHPKPKEEPAHRDVPENEAPIDTNLIELDTNDDDIVFEDFARQRLKGMKDDKEDEEERTNSPQLNDR; this is encoded by the exons ATGGGAGACAAAGGCACCCG GGTGTTTAAGAAAGCCAGTCCCAACGGGAAG CTCACTGTCTACCTGGGAAAGAGGGATTTTGTGGATCACATCGACGTGGTGGATCCCGTGG ACGGAGTGGTGCTGGTGGATCCCGAGTacctgaaggagagaaaag TCTTTGTGACGTTGACCTGCGCCTTCCGCTATGGCCGCGAGGACCTGGATGTGCTGGGGCTGACCTTCCGCAAGGACCTCTTCGTGGCCAATGCCCAGGCCTTCCCCCCGGTCCCCGAGGAGAAGAAGCCCCTGACGCGGCTGCAGGAGCGGCTGATCAAGAAGCTGGGCGAGCATGCCTACCCCTTCACCTTCGAG atCCCCCCCAACCTGCCTTGCTCCGTCACGCTGCAGCCGGGCCCGGAGGACACGGGGAAG GCCTGCGGCGTGGACTACGAGGTCAAAGCTTTCTGTGCAGAGAACCTGGAGGAGAAAATCCACAAGAG GAACTCGGTGCGCTTGGTGATCCGTAAGGTCCAGTACGCGCCGGAGCGACCCGGCCCCCAGCCCATGGCAGAGACCACCCGGCAGTTCCTCATGTCGGACAAACCGCTGCATCTCGAGGCGTCCCTGGACAAAGAG ATCTACTACCACGGAGAACCCATCAGTGTCAACGTCCATGTCACCAACAACACCaacaaaacagtgaagaagATCAAAATCTCAG TGCGCCAGTACGCCGACATCTGCCTCTTCAACACCGCCCAGTACAAGTGCCCGGTGGCCGTGGAGGACGCCGA CGACATGGTGGCCCCAAGCTCGACGTTCTGCAAAGTCTACACCCTGACCCCCTTCCTCGCCAACAACCGGGAGAAGCGGGGGCTGGCGCTGGATGGCAAGCTCAAGCATGAGGACACCAACCTGGCCTCCAGCACGCT GTTAAGAGATGGAGCCAACAAGGAGATCCTGGGCATTATCGTCTCCTACAAGGTGAAGGTGAAGCTGGTGGTGTCACGAGGAGG CCTGCTGGGAGATCTCGCCTCCAG CGACGTCGCGGTGGAGCTGCCCTTCACGCTGATGCATCCCAAACCCAAGGAGGAACCGGCACACCGGGACG TTCCAGAGAACGAAGCGCCCATAGATACAAATCTGATAGAGCTTGACACAAA TGACGATGACATTGTGTTTGAAGACTTCGCCCGCCAGCGACTCAAAGGTATGAAGGACGAcaaggaggatgaggaggagcgGACAAACTCCCCGCAGCTCAACGACAGATAA